One genomic region from Listeria monocytogenes encodes:
- a CDS encoding Gfo/Idh/MocA family protein has translation MGNLNWAILGPGSIAHEFAEGMRGMNREIYAVGARSLEKGQAFASQYGIENVYDDFDKMLADPAIDVVYIATPHSNHYEFIMKSLHNGKHVLAEKAITVSSKELNEINVLAKEKGLIVKEAMTIFHMPLYKKLREIVESGAIGKLKIIQVAFGSAKEKDPKNRFYNMDLAGGALLDIGTYALSFARYFLSETPDEVLTTMKKFETGVDEQSGILLKNNEEELAVVSLSFRAKMPKRGVIACEEGFITVDEYPRASRATVTHTATGKVEEIEVGETSKALEYEITAMEESIATGENMTYQLTNDVIAIMSDVRTQWGIKFPFEK, from the coding sequence ATGGGAAATTTAAACTGGGCAATTCTTGGACCAGGTTCGATTGCACACGAATTTGCAGAAGGTATGCGAGGAATGAACCGCGAAATTTATGCGGTAGGAGCACGGAGTTTAGAGAAAGGGCAAGCATTCGCAAGTCAATACGGAATAGAAAATGTATACGATGACTTTGACAAAATGCTTGCTGATCCGGCGATAGATGTAGTTTATATCGCTACACCACATTCTAACCACTACGAATTCATCATGAAAAGTTTACATAATGGCAAACACGTTTTAGCTGAAAAAGCGATAACTGTAAGCAGCAAAGAACTTAATGAAATCAATGTGCTAGCCAAAGAGAAAGGCTTAATCGTTAAAGAAGCAATGACCATATTCCATATGCCGCTTTATAAAAAGTTACGAGAAATTGTGGAATCTGGAGCAATTGGTAAATTGAAAATTATTCAAGTTGCTTTTGGAAGTGCCAAAGAAAAAGATCCGAAAAACCGTTTTTATAATATGGATTTGGCGGGTGGAGCATTACTTGATATTGGCACGTATGCCCTTAGTTTTGCTCGGTATTTTTTAAGTGAAACGCCAGATGAAGTATTAACGACGATGAAGAAATTCGAAACAGGTGTGGACGAACAGTCCGGAATTTTACTCAAAAATAACGAAGAGGAACTAGCTGTTGTATCGCTATCTTTCCGTGCTAAAATGCCAAAACGAGGCGTCATTGCTTGTGAAGAAGGATTTATCACTGTAGATGAATACCCGCGTGCCAGCCGAGCAACTGTTACACACACGGCAACTGGAAAAGTAGAAGAAATTGAGGTTGGCGAAACAAGTAAAGCTTTAGAATATGAAATTACAGCCATGGAAGAGAGCATCGCGACAGGAGAAAACATGACTTATCAGTTAACAAATGATGTTATCGCGATTATGAGCGATGTTAGAACACAGTGGGGAATTAAATTTCCTTTTGAAAAATAA
- a CDS encoding Cof-type HAD-IIB family hydrolase, giving the protein MTKKYLICSDIDGTLLRQDQTVSKKTRDLIQTLEKDGHIFSISTGRMYRSAREVGFQVSSSGHVIASNGSYAAIRDEQLLKTTLEEKAIRSTYDIMSDFDLPLFFFSTNTLFYTKEPPAFFQNLADKSRLDTGHNSFSLVSINEKGVFDENMHQFLNAIVVAEEDASKLTEVRAALNEANGIRVLSSHHNNLEILPANSDKKTAVEALGKHYNIPRERIITFGDGENDIGMLQYAGTGVAMANASDNVKAAANHLTDTNEADGVYKFLKEFIS; this is encoded by the coding sequence TTGACTAAAAAGTATTTGATTTGTTCCGATATTGATGGCACACTACTGCGCCAAGATCAAACTGTCTCTAAAAAAACGCGTGATTTAATCCAAACCTTAGAAAAAGATGGCCATATTTTTTCTATTTCTACAGGACGGATGTATCGCTCTGCTCGTGAAGTTGGCTTCCAAGTAAGTAGTTCCGGTCATGTTATTGCCTCAAACGGATCCTACGCGGCTATTCGCGATGAACAACTGCTTAAAACTACTTTAGAAGAGAAGGCAATTCGCTCCACTTACGATATTATGAGCGACTTCGATTTACCACTTTTTTTCTTCTCTACCAATACACTTTTCTATACAAAAGAACCACCTGCTTTCTTCCAAAATCTTGCTGATAAAAGTCGCTTAGATACAGGACACAATAGTTTTTCGCTCGTTTCTATTAATGAAAAAGGTGTTTTTGATGAAAACATGCATCAATTTTTAAATGCTATTGTCGTTGCGGAAGAGGATGCCTCAAAACTAACCGAAGTTCGCGCTGCTCTAAATGAAGCGAATGGTATTAGAGTCCTTTCTTCACACCATAATAATTTAGAAATACTTCCAGCTAATTCTGATAAAAAAACAGCCGTTGAAGCGCTTGGAAAGCATTACAATATTCCACGCGAAAGAATTATTACTTTTGGTGATGGCGAAAATGATATCGGCATGCTACAATATGCTGGAACTGGTGTTGCGATGGCAAATGCAAGCGATAATGTCAAAGCAGCAGCAAATCATCTTACTGACACGAATGAAGCAGATGGGGTTTACAAATTTCTAAAAGAATTCATTTCATAA
- the nrdG gene encoding anaerobic ribonucleoside-triphosphate reductase activating protein, whose product MNNPKPCEWKSNELSRGYIADYKAFNFVDGEGVRCSLYVSGCPFHCEGCYNKAAQSFKYGKPYTKELEDDILKDIGHESVQGLTLLGGEPFLNTATCLSVVKRIRATYGETKDIWSWTGYTWDEMMQETADKLELLSLIDVLVDGRFEQKLFDPNLAFRGSSNQRIIDVQKSLAAGEVVLYEL is encoded by the coding sequence GTGAATAATCCAAAACCGTGTGAATGGAAGTCGAATGAATTATCCAGAGGGTATATCGCTGACTATAAAGCATTCAATTTTGTCGATGGAGAGGGCGTTCGGTGCAGTTTATATGTATCTGGATGCCCTTTCCACTGCGAAGGCTGCTACAACAAAGCCGCGCAATCATTTAAATACGGCAAACCTTACACAAAAGAACTAGAAGACGATATCCTAAAAGACATCGGCCATGAAAGCGTCCAAGGCCTCACTTTACTTGGCGGAGAACCATTTCTAAACACCGCCACATGCCTATCTGTCGTAAAACGAATCCGTGCGACATACGGCGAAACAAAAGATATCTGGTCATGGACAGGCTACACTTGGGACGAAATGATGCAAGAAACCGCCGACAAACTAGAACTTCTATCCTTAATAGATGTCCTAGTAGACGGCCGCTTCGAACAAAAACTATTCGACCCCAACCTAGCATTCCGCGGTTCCAGCAACCAAAGAATTATTGATGTGCAGAAATCACTTGCTGCTGGTGAAGTGGTTTTGTATGAGTTGTGA
- the nrdD gene encoding anaerobic ribonucleoside-triphosphate reductase, producing the protein MYVEQLNEQMVIKRDGRKASFDLIKIRNAVEASMKAINLEDETFLEEILLEVVSELPNKADMTIDEIQHCVENTLMKSTYPDVARAYIEYRHDRDHERENITDMHKSVEKLLQKDKTVVNENANKDATVFNTQRDLTAGAVAKSYALKYMLPKHVSNAHLKGEIHFHDLDYSPYHAMTNCCLIDIEGMLSKGFTIGNANVESPKSIQTATAQIAQIIANVASSQYGGCSVDRIDEVLSVYARLNFEKHKKDATEWVVPEKQEGYAAEKTRKDIYDAMQSLEYEINTLYTSNGQTPFVTLGFGLGEDWFAREIQKAILKVRIGGVGKDKHTAIFPKLVFSIRRGTNLNAEDPNYDIKQLALECSSKRMYPDVLNYDSLVRLTGDFKVPMGCRSFLPAWENENGEHVNAGRNNLGVVTLNIPRIAIQSGGDKERFWEIFHERMKTVKDALLFRLNRVRQARPENAPILYKYGAFGKRLQDGENVDQLFNKERSTISIGYIGLYEAATVFYGGEWEGDKEAKNFTLDIVKELKAYADNWKDEYGYWFSVYSTPSESLTDRFNRLDKEKYGVIKDITDKDYYQNSFHYDVRKKITPFEKIDFEKDYPEFCSGGFIHYCEYPKMVHNTKALEAVWDYSYDRVAYLGTNTPIDKCYECDFEGEFVPTEEGFKCPSCGNTDPEKADVVKRTCGYLGNPMKRPMVHGRHVEISNRVKHMENLGE; encoded by the coding sequence ATGTACGTGGAACAACTTAATGAACAAATGGTAATAAAAAGGGACGGCCGTAAAGCAAGCTTTGATTTAATTAAAATTCGTAATGCCGTTGAAGCATCTATGAAAGCAATTAATTTAGAGGACGAGACTTTCTTAGAAGAGATTTTGCTTGAGGTTGTAAGTGAATTACCTAACAAGGCAGATATGACCATCGATGAAATCCAGCATTGCGTCGAAAATACCTTAATGAAATCGACGTATCCTGATGTAGCGAGGGCTTACATAGAGTACCGCCATGATCGCGACCATGAGCGTGAAAACATCACAGATATGCACAAAAGCGTAGAAAAGCTACTACAAAAAGACAAAACAGTAGTAAACGAAAATGCCAACAAAGACGCGACTGTCTTTAATACGCAACGCGATTTGACAGCAGGAGCCGTAGCCAAAAGTTACGCATTAAAATACATGCTACCAAAACACGTATCTAACGCTCATTTAAAAGGGGAAATTCACTTTCACGATTTAGACTACAGCCCATACCATGCAATGACCAACTGTTGTTTAATCGACATCGAAGGAATGTTATCAAAAGGATTTACGATTGGTAATGCCAACGTAGAAAGCCCGAAATCTATCCAAACAGCTACAGCACAAATTGCTCAAATAATTGCAAACGTGGCTAGTTCGCAGTACGGCGGCTGTTCGGTTGACCGCATTGATGAAGTTTTATCCGTTTACGCGCGTTTGAACTTTGAAAAACACAAAAAAGATGCGACTGAATGGGTCGTTCCAGAAAAACAAGAGGGCTATGCAGCGGAGAAAACACGCAAAGATATTTACGATGCGATGCAAAGCTTAGAATACGAAATCAACACATTATATACAAGTAACGGCCAAACACCGTTCGTAACACTAGGATTTGGTCTTGGTGAAGATTGGTTTGCCCGTGAAATTCAAAAAGCCATCCTAAAAGTACGTATTGGCGGGGTTGGTAAAGACAAACACACGGCCATTTTCCCGAAATTAGTATTTTCGATTCGTCGTGGAACTAATTTAAATGCAGAAGATCCGAACTATGACATCAAACAATTGGCGTTGGAATGCTCTTCTAAACGGATGTATCCAGATGTACTCAACTACGATTCACTCGTTCGCTTAACAGGTGATTTCAAAGTACCAATGGGCTGTCGTTCATTCTTACCAGCTTGGGAAAACGAAAACGGCGAACACGTGAACGCGGGAAGAAACAACCTTGGAGTTGTAACGCTTAATATTCCACGTATCGCTATCCAAAGTGGTGGGGACAAAGAGCGATTCTGGGAAATTTTCCACGAACGTATGAAAACAGTTAAAGATGCGCTACTTTTCCGTTTAAACCGTGTACGTCAAGCACGCCCAGAAAATGCACCAATTTTATATAAATACGGAGCATTTGGCAAACGACTACAAGATGGCGAAAATGTCGATCAACTTTTCAATAAAGAACGTTCTACTATTTCTATCGGCTATATCGGTCTTTATGAAGCAGCGACTGTATTTTACGGCGGTGAATGGGAAGGCGACAAAGAAGCGAAAAACTTCACGCTTGATATTGTGAAAGAATTAAAAGCCTATGCGGACAATTGGAAAGATGAATATGGCTACTGGTTTAGCGTATATTCGACTCCAAGTGAAAGCTTAACTGACCGTTTTAACCGTTTAGACAAAGAAAAATATGGTGTAATTAAAGACATCACAGATAAAGACTACTACCAAAACTCTTTCCACTATGATGTTCGTAAAAAAATTACCCCATTTGAAAAAATTGATTTTGAAAAAGATTATCCAGAATTTTGCTCTGGCGGATTCATTCATTATTGTGAGTATCCAAAAATGGTTCACAATACGAAAGCACTTGAGGCTGTATGGGATTACTCTTATGATCGCGTAGCTTATCTTGGTACAAATACACCAATCGATAAATGTTACGAATGTGATTTTGAAGGTGAATTTGTTCCTACAGAAGAAGGCTTCAAATGCCCAAGCTGTGGCAACACCGACCCCGAAAAAGCAGATGTTGTAAAACGTACGTGTGGCTATTTAGGCAACCCAATGAAACGTCCAATGGTTCATGGACGTCACGTAGAAATTAGCAATCGCGTGAAACATATGGAGAACTTAGGTGAATAA
- a CDS encoding ABC transporter ATP-binding protein: protein MAQLSLEHIYKIYDNKVTAVSDFNLEIDDKEFIVFVGPSGCGKSTTLRMIAGLEEISKGELSIDGKVMNNVAPKDRDIAMVFQNYALYPHMTVYDNMAFGLKLRKMPKDDIKKRVEHAANILGLTEYLKRKPSALSGGQRQRVALGRAIVRDAKVFLMDEPLSNLDAKLRVQMRAEITKLHQQLDTTMIYVTHDQTEAMTMATRIVIMKDGVIQQVGSPKQVYDHPVNMFVAGFIGSPAMNFFKGRLEGSNFIGDDFTIEVPEGKLKLLKDRGFDGKNIVFGIRPEDIHDEPIVIEANPGYTFKATTIVAELTGAEFMLHSRVGTHEFVARVDARSEHQPNEVLTLAFEMSKSHFFDPETEDNLTD from the coding sequence TTGGCACAATTATCACTAGAACATATTTATAAAATTTATGATAACAAAGTAACTGCAGTTTCTGACTTTAATTTAGAAATCGATGACAAAGAATTCATCGTTTTTGTAGGACCATCTGGTTGTGGTAAATCTACAACTTTGCGTATGATTGCTGGACTAGAAGAAATTTCAAAAGGCGAACTATCTATTGATGGTAAAGTAATGAACAATGTTGCGCCAAAAGACCGTGACATCGCAATGGTATTCCAAAACTACGCATTATATCCACATATGACTGTATATGATAATATGGCATTCGGTTTAAAACTGCGTAAAATGCCTAAAGACGACATTAAAAAACGTGTGGAGCATGCAGCAAATATTCTTGGCTTAACTGAATACTTAAAACGTAAACCAAGTGCACTTTCCGGTGGTCAACGTCAACGTGTTGCTTTAGGTCGTGCAATCGTTCGTGACGCAAAAGTCTTCCTAATGGATGAACCACTTTCCAACTTGGATGCGAAATTACGTGTGCAAATGCGTGCGGAAATCACAAAACTTCACCAACAATTAGATACGACAATGATTTACGTTACCCATGACCAAACAGAAGCGATGACAATGGCAACTCGTATCGTTATCATGAAAGACGGTGTTATCCAACAAGTTGGTTCACCAAAACAAGTTTACGATCACCCAGTAAATATGTTCGTAGCCGGCTTTATTGGAAGCCCAGCAATGAACTTCTTCAAAGGTCGTTTAGAAGGTTCTAACTTTATCGGTGATGATTTCACTATTGAAGTTCCAGAAGGCAAATTAAAACTTCTTAAAGATAGAGGCTTCGATGGTAAAAATATCGTTTTCGGTATTCGTCCGGAAGATATTCATGATGAGCCAATCGTTATTGAAGCAAACCCTGGTTATACGTTCAAAGCAACGACAATTGTTGCGGAACTTACCGGTGCTGAATTTATGCTTCACAGCCGTGTTGGTACACATGAATTCGTAGCACGTGTTGATGCTCGCTCGGAACACCAACCAAACGAAGTACTGACTTTAGCATTCGAAATGTCTAAATCTCATTTCTTCGACCCAGAAACAGAAGATAATTTAACTGATTAA
- a CDS encoding Crp/Fnr family transcriptional regulator: MDALFNYQEFVRLSHEGNIKYEKLKVPKHTDLVDTASQRNNHVYLIVEGFVSISMNPQSNSIYTVLGKGSFVNYYSLFQGNVDEFLFTTISPCTIYKYSFKDLEYFLSMFPENFGFQFFIMRDLARHAFFKSLFAETSSSDKLELSFSNMGKLHGTLYEKDSVILPKEMRTSTIAAYSNLSKSSFYKQLTLLKEHGKIWKKGKEWVVRNKELYDYVKARQFVD, from the coding sequence ATGGATGCACTATTTAATTATCAAGAATTTGTTCGGCTTTCTCATGAAGGCAATATTAAATATGAAAAATTAAAAGTTCCAAAACATACAGATTTAGTAGATACTGCCTCGCAAAGAAATAATCATGTCTATTTAATTGTTGAAGGCTTTGTTTCTATTTCCATGAATCCGCAATCAAACAGTATCTATACCGTCTTAGGTAAAGGTTCTTTTGTAAATTACTATAGTTTATTTCAGGGAAATGTAGATGAGTTTCTGTTCACAACCATTTCACCATGCACTATTTACAAATATTCTTTTAAAGATTTAGAGTACTTTCTTTCCATGTTTCCAGAGAATTTTGGTTTTCAATTTTTCATTATGCGCGACCTGGCTCGCCACGCGTTCTTCAAAAGTCTTTTCGCCGAGACTAGTTCTTCTGATAAATTAGAGCTTTCTTTTTCTAATATGGGCAAATTACACGGAACACTCTATGAAAAAGATAGTGTTATCTTACCGAAAGAAATGCGAACTAGTACTATCGCTGCTTATAGCAATCTATCGAAAAGCAGTTTTTACAAACAATTAACCCTTTTAAAAGAGCACGGTAAGATTTGGAAAAAAGGGAAAGAATGGGTTGTTAGAAATAAGGAATTGTACGATTATGTGAAAGCTAGACAATTTGTTGATTAA
- a CDS encoding ABC transporter ATP-binding protein — MDISVNIHNLKKKYGDKIIINNLSIMINFNSKLTLVMGANGSGKSTLAKMIAGIILPDEGTLQLSNQLDFSKWTKRNTYYLSNTERGMFYKLNGRQNIEYLTSLKGTSKKHVLEKLPEYCQKLNCTDILEMPAEKLSTGQKKKVFILSALCSNCKLLLLDEPTNGLDEESFYSFIEILESLRLENGKKIILISHDKRFMDIPHIERIIFEKNGEIYWEGC; from the coding sequence GTGGATATTAGCGTTAATATACATAATCTAAAAAAGAAATACGGGGACAAAATTATAATAAATAATTTGAGTATTATGATCAATTTCAATTCTAAATTAACTTTAGTGATGGGTGCAAATGGTTCTGGGAAATCAACTTTAGCAAAAATGATAGCTGGAATTATTTTACCTGATGAAGGGACATTACAACTTTCAAATCAACTTGATTTTTCAAAGTGGACAAAGAGGAATACTTATTATTTATCAAATACAGAGCGTGGTATGTTTTATAAGCTAAATGGTAGACAAAACATTGAATATTTAACTTCACTAAAAGGTACTAGTAAAAAACATGTATTAGAAAAACTCCCTGAGTATTGCCAGAAATTAAATTGTACAGATATTTTAGAAATGCCTGCAGAGAAGTTATCTACAGGTCAAAAAAAGAAAGTTTTCATATTATCGGCGCTATGCTCAAATTGTAAGTTATTATTGTTAGATGAACCTACAAATGGGTTAGATGAAGAGAGCTTTTATTCTTTTATTGAAATTCTAGAAAGTTTAAGGCTGGAGAATGGAAAAAAAATTATTCTAATTTCTCACGATAAAAGATTTATGGATATACCGCATATAGAGAGAATAATCTTTGAAAAAAATGGTGAGATTTATTGGGAAGGGTGTTAG
- a CDS encoding carbon-nitrogen family hydrolase → MWKLALCQTDVVFKYPDANYARIEKAIVEAAKNGADIAVLPEMWNTGYALNELAGVADLNGERTKEFLATLSEKHQIAIIGGSVSISEGTKFSNTMYAFDKYGGLLSSYKKVHLFQLMNEHLYLEAGNDKNLFRLDGVSCAGFICYDIRFPEWIRKHTSEGSEVIFVSAQWPAERVTQWEQLLIARAIENQAFVVAVNRVGDDPNNHFNGHSLVIDPLGNIVVHGGEEEGNIYAEIDLNLVAETRGIIPVFTDRRPELY, encoded by the coding sequence ATGTGGAAGTTGGCATTATGTCAAACTGATGTAGTTTTTAAATATCCTGATGCAAACTATGCACGGATTGAAAAAGCTATAGTTGAAGCTGCAAAAAATGGGGCAGATATCGCAGTTTTACCAGAAATGTGGAATACAGGTTATGCTTTAAATGAATTAGCTGGGGTTGCTGATTTAAATGGGGAGAGAACGAAAGAATTTTTAGCAACACTTTCTGAAAAGCACCAAATCGCAATTATCGGTGGCTCGGTTTCTATTTCGGAAGGAACCAAATTTTCTAATACAATGTATGCTTTCGACAAATATGGCGGACTACTTTCTTCATATAAGAAGGTTCACTTATTTCAGCTTATGAATGAACATCTTTATTTAGAAGCTGGAAATGATAAAAATCTATTTCGACTGGATGGCGTTTCTTGCGCTGGTTTCATTTGTTATGATATTAGATTTCCAGAATGGATTCGTAAACATACTTCAGAAGGCTCAGAAGTCATTTTTGTTTCTGCGCAGTGGCCTGCTGAAAGAGTTACTCAATGGGAACAACTGCTTATTGCGCGCGCTATTGAAAATCAAGCCTTCGTCGTTGCCGTCAATCGTGTTGGCGATGATCCTAATAATCACTTCAATGGACACTCGCTTGTGATTGATCCACTTGGTAACATTGTCGTTCATGGTGGTGAAGAAGAAGGAAATATTTATGCGGAAATTGACTTAAATCTAGTTGCTGAAACACGAGGAATCATTCCTGTCTTCACTGATCGACGTCCTGAGCTTTACTAA
- a CDS encoding methionine ABC transporter permease, producing MSLFFEEWGPILWQGFLETLTMTGITLVISLAIGLPLGVFLTLTRKGGQSENLVAYSILNWVINILRSLPFIILLFLMIPVTRFVVGTTIGIQGVIMPLVVFTAPYIARLMESALLEVDRGVVEAYQAMGISTPKIIWSVVIREARSGIVLGLTIATIGLIGATAMAGLVGAGGLGTIAYQYGFQRFEPTVMYTTIIILIIMVQALQSFGNFLSRRLKKD from the coding sequence ATGAGTTTGTTTTTTGAAGAATGGGGCCCGATACTTTGGCAAGGATTTCTAGAAACGCTGACGATGACTGGGATTACACTCGTGATTTCACTTGCGATTGGTTTACCACTTGGCGTATTTTTAACATTAACGCGTAAAGGTGGTCAATCAGAAAACCTGGTTGCCTATAGTATTTTAAACTGGGTTATTAATATTTTACGTTCGTTACCGTTTATTATTTTGTTATTCTTAATGATTCCCGTAACACGGTTTGTTGTTGGGACTACTATTGGGATTCAAGGTGTGATTATGCCACTTGTCGTATTTACGGCACCTTATATCGCCCGTTTAATGGAGTCTGCCCTTTTGGAAGTGGATCGTGGAGTTGTGGAAGCTTATCAAGCAATGGGGATTTCTACACCGAAAATCATCTGGAGTGTGGTTATTCGCGAAGCTCGGTCTGGTATCGTTCTTGGTTTAACTATCGCAACAATCGGACTTATCGGTGCGACTGCAATGGCTGGACTAGTTGGTGCTGGCGGACTCGGAACAATTGCATACCAATATGGTTTCCAACGTTTTGAGCCGACAGTCATGTATACAACCATCATCATTTTAATTATTATGGTTCAAGCACTACAATCATTCGGAAATTTCTTATCTAGACGTCTTAAAAAAGATTAA
- a CDS encoding methionine ABC transporter ATP-binding protein yields MIELHQVSKSFNVNGKTVEAVKNVSITVEKGEIFGVVGYSGAGKSTLVRCINLLERPDAGQVVIDGKNLSTLSSKELRVARRKIGMIFQGYNLLKTATVYDNIAKPLKLEGVPKNEIETRVNKYLSIVGLEDKRNNYPSQLSGGQKQRVAIARALAHEPEILLSDEATSALDPETTEAILQLLLKINAELGITIFLITHELDVIQRICDRVAVMENGHLVEQGTVLDIFTKAKHATTKRFVGSEASFDIPQDLLEKYVATGKLVSLHFIGDEADEPALALVSRKFDVLPSILAGGIDHLKNGTLGKLLVHLKGDEVEYSKAISYLKESGVVVEEVELL; encoded by the coding sequence TTGATCGAATTACATCAAGTTTCAAAATCATTTAATGTAAATGGAAAAACCGTAGAAGCCGTCAAAAATGTTTCTATTACAGTCGAAAAAGGAGAAATTTTCGGTGTCGTTGGTTACAGTGGCGCCGGGAAAAGTACCCTTGTTCGTTGCATCAACTTGCTTGAACGTCCAGATGCTGGCCAAGTTGTGATTGATGGGAAGAACTTATCTACCCTATCAAGCAAAGAACTTCGTGTCGCTCGTCGGAAAATCGGCATGATTTTCCAAGGATATAACCTACTGAAAACAGCAACTGTCTATGATAACATTGCCAAGCCATTAAAATTAGAAGGCGTTCCAAAAAACGAAATCGAAACGCGCGTGAATAAATACTTGTCGATCGTTGGCCTAGAGGATAAGCGAAACAACTATCCAAGCCAACTTTCTGGCGGTCAAAAACAACGTGTCGCGATTGCTCGTGCTCTTGCGCATGAACCAGAAATTCTCTTAAGCGATGAAGCAACAAGCGCCTTGGACCCTGAAACAACAGAAGCAATTTTGCAACTGTTACTTAAAATTAATGCGGAACTCGGCATTACGATTTTCTTAATTACACATGAACTTGATGTCATTCAACGTATTTGTGACCGGGTTGCTGTAATGGAAAATGGTCATTTAGTGGAACAAGGTACCGTTCTTGATATTTTTACAAAAGCAAAACACGCGACAACCAAGCGTTTTGTTGGGTCGGAAGCTAGTTTTGACATTCCGCAAGATTTGCTTGAAAAATATGTTGCGACTGGGAAATTGGTTTCTCTTCATTTTATTGGGGACGAAGCGGATGAACCTGCGCTCGCTCTTGTATCACGCAAATTCGACGTTCTTCCAAGTATTTTAGCTGGTGGAATTGATCATTTGAAAAACGGAACACTTGGAAAACTACTTGTTCATTTAAAAGGGGACGAAGTTGAATACAGTAAAGCTATTTCTTATTTAAAAGAATCTGGAGTCGTTGTTGAGGAGGTCGAGTTACTATGA
- a CDS encoding ComEC/Rec2 family competence protein — protein MKKGILNVLLVFALIAGLSVPSSMQVEAAAPTIKVHFIDVGQGDAIYIKAPSGEDILIDAGNKGKGKTVVNYLKKLKVKDIEIMIASHSDADNIGGLPEVMNNIKVKNLYAPKSTNTTAAYKNFVNTAKKKKLTIKTAKAGVKLPVKGVNAQFVGPVKTYGKTDRNNWSAVLHVAYKKNTFLFTGDAQTKAENDMIKAKKTLRADVLKVSTQGSKAATSKAFVNVVKPKYAIISVGKNGYGHPTSQTVNTLKKAKAKVYRTDRNKTVVVTGNGSSYSIGK, from the coding sequence ATGAAAAAAGGGATTTTAAACGTATTATTAGTTTTTGCTTTAATTGCGGGGCTTTCCGTACCAAGTTCTATGCAAGTTGAAGCTGCTGCACCAACTATAAAAGTGCATTTTATTGATGTTGGTCAAGGAGACGCCATTTATATCAAAGCACCTAGTGGAGAAGATATTTTAATTGATGCAGGTAACAAAGGTAAAGGGAAAACTGTTGTAAATTATTTAAAAAAATTAAAAGTAAAAGATATTGAGATAATGATTGCTTCTCATTCAGACGCAGATAACATTGGTGGATTACCAGAAGTCATGAATAATATCAAGGTAAAAAACCTTTATGCACCAAAATCCACAAACACAACGGCCGCTTACAAAAATTTTGTGAATACGGCGAAAAAGAAGAAACTAACCATTAAAACCGCAAAAGCAGGCGTAAAACTCCCTGTCAAAGGAGTAAATGCTCAGTTTGTTGGTCCTGTTAAAACTTACGGAAAAACAGATCGAAACAACTGGAGTGCTGTTCTCCACGTCGCATATAAGAAAAACACCTTCCTTTTCACAGGAGATGCGCAAACAAAAGCAGAAAACGATATGATTAAGGCAAAGAAAACCTTACGAGCTGACGTGCTAAAAGTAAGTACGCAAGGTTCCAAAGCTGCAACAAGCAAAGCATTCGTCAATGTTGTTAAACCAAAATACGCCATTATTAGCGTTGGTAAAAATGGATATGGGCACCCCACTTCACAAACCGTTAACACATTGAAAAAAGCAAAGGCGAAAGTTTATCGAACAGATCGTAATAAAACCGTCGTTGTAACAGGCAACGGCTCCTCTTATTCTATCGGAAAATAA